The Kribbella amoyensis genomic sequence CGCGGCGCTGGCGTGGTTCGGTGCTGGTGGCGGCGCTGGACGACACCGAGGTCCGGGACGCCCGGTTCGCCGACGAGGACGTGGAGTCGGCCGCGTCGGCGGGGTCGACGTTCTCCTCGCTGCCCGGCCAGGACACCGCCGACGGCACCGTCTCCGGGGCGTACATCGTGGTGAACCCGAAGGAGCGCGACCGGATCGACGAGATCCTGCTGTCGCACGAGATCACCCATGTCGCGACCGCGGACCTCGGCGGGTACGAACCGCTCTGGCTCGCCGAGGGCGCGGCGGAGTACGTGTCCTGGCGCGGGATCGAGGAGATCAGCGGACCGGGGGAACTGGCCAAGTGGGAGCAGGACGTCGTCGACGACGCGCTGCCGGCCCTGCAGTCGCTGCCGTCGGACCTCGGCTTCTACCAGAGCAACGCCGACGTGTACGGCGTCAGCTGGCTGGCCGTGCGGCTGCTGGTCAGGGAGTTGGGGCTGAGTAAGGTAGAGGAGCTTTACGAGGACCTGGCCCGGCACGGCACCGACCAGGTGAACCGGGATCGGATCCTGTTGACCCGGACCGGCTTCACCGAGGCGTCGCTCTGGCTCTCCCTCAAGGACTATCGACCTCGACGCTGAGTGGCGGTTTGACCTCACCCGGTGAGAGGAACATGCTCGGGGTGACGTGTGAGGATCTCGAGGAGGCGTACGGATGAGTCTGTTGCGGACCAAGACGATCGAGCAGTCGATCGCCGACACCGACGAGCCGGAGTACCAACTCAAGAAGCGTCTCACCGCCCTGGACCTGACCGTGTTCGGGATCGGCGTGATCATCGGCGCCGGCATCTTCACCCTGACCGGCCGCGCCGCCCAGGCGTACGCCGGTCCCGGCATCGCGCTGTCGTTCGTGCTCGCCGCGATCTGCTGCGGACTGGCCGCGCTCTGCTACGCGGAGTTCTCCTCGACTGTTCCGGTGTCGGGGTCGGCGTACACGTTCTCGTACTTCTCCCTGGGTGAGATCTTCGCCTGGATCATCGGCTGGGACCTGCTGCTCGAATTGATGCTCGGGGCAAGCGTCGTGGCCCAGGGCTGGTCCACGTACGCCGCGCTCTTCCTGGAGCAGATCGGCCTCGGCTGGCCGGAGTCGATCGGGCCGGACAGCAGCGTCAACGTGCTGGCGATGCTGCTGGTGATCGTGCTGACGGTGCTGGCGACGATCGGGATCAAGGAGTCGCTGCGGGTCAACCTCGCGCTGGTCGCGGTGAAGCTGTTCGTGGTGCTGTTCGTGATCGTGGCCGGCCTGTTCTACGTCAACGGCGACAACCTGACCCCGTTCATCCCGCCGAGCGTGCCGGCCGAGAACGGCGACGTCACCATCACCACGCCGCTGTTCCAGGCGCTGTTCGGGTTCACCCCGTCGACGTTCGGGATCATGGGCCTGGTCTCCGGCGCCTCGCTGGTGTTCTTCGCGTTCATCGGCTTCGACGTCGTCGCCACCACCGCCGAGGAGGCGGAGAACCCGCAGCGCGACCTGCCCCGCGGCATCCTCGGATCGCTGGCGATCTGCACCGTGCTGTACGTGCTGGTCTGCATCGTGATCACCGGGATGATCAAGTACACCGACATCAACAGCGAGGCCGCGCTCGCCGAGGCGTTCCGCTCGGTCGGCAAACCCGGGTTCGCCACGCTGATTTCGGCCGGTGCCGTCGCCGGTCTCACCACGGTCGTGCTGACGCTGATGATCGGCGCGGCCCGGGTCGTGTTCGCGATGAGCCGCGACCACCTGGTCCCGCGCCAGCTCGGCAAGACGCACCCGAAGTTCGGGACCCCGTACCGGCTCACCGTCGGGATCGGCGTACTGGTCGCGATCGTGGCCGGTCTGACCCCGATCGGCAAGCTGGAGGAGATGGTGAACATCGGCACCCTGGCCGCGTTCACCCTGGTCTCGATCGCGGTCCCGCTGCTGCGCAAGCGCCGCCCCGACATCGAGCGCGCCTTCCGGGTGCCGTGGAACCCGGTCATCCCGATCCTGTCTGCCGCGATCTGCATCTACCTGATGCTGAACCTGTCGCTGGAGACCTGGCTGCGGTTCGCGATCTGGATGGTGCTCGGCTTCCTCGTCTACGCCGTGTACGGCTACCGCAAGAGCCGCGTGGGCGTGGAGGAGCGCACGGGCGAGTCCACCAAGGCCTAAGCCGTCCGCCGGGCGATCGCGGTCGCTTCGGCCGCGAGTGCGACGGTGGCGGCGACGTCTGCCGGAGCGGCCGCGTCCTCGGGATCGAACCCGAGGGCGCGGCCGTCCAGCGTTCGGCGGCACAGCTCGGACCAGCGCGGATCCAGGGCGTCGATCGCCCAGAGCAACGACGCCCTCTTCGACGCGACCCGGCCGGTGTCGAGCGTGTAGAGCATCCGGCACAACGTCGTCACGGCGTACCGCTGCCCCCACGCCATCTCGATCGAGACCCAGGTCGCCAGGTCGTCCAGCAACCGCGGGATGTCGGACCGCATCCGCTCCCGGAGCGCGTCCGCCGGGACTACGTCGACGAGCGACTGCGGATCCGGGCCGGCCAGCGTCACGCCGTACTCACGGAACGTCCAGCGCACCACCTCGGTGTTGCAGTGCGTGGACCACTGCATGTCGCGCCACCCGTGGTCGATGTACAGCCAGTCGCTGCCGAGACCGTCCAGGGTGCGCAGCTCGTCGAGCAGCGGGTACGAGCCCTCCAGGTGCTTGGTCCAGAAGCCCGGCCGGGTGGGGATCTCGTCGTGGAGGACGCGGAGTTCCTTCTCCTGGTCCGCGGTGATCGGCGCGCTGACCGGGATCAGGAAATCGCAGTCGCTCTGCAGGTCCGCGTCGCCCAAGGCGAAGGAGCCCTGCAGGTAGGCGCCGACGAAGTGGTCGCCGAGAATGTCCCGTGCCGAGGAGGTGAGGTCGGCCAGCAGTTCGTTGAGCTCGGAGTACGGCGTCATGACGGTAGGATCCCTCAGCCGGTCGCCGTAGAGAGCAGGATTTTCGGATGAAGCACCCCAGACGCCTGATCGCGGGCGTCGCAGCGCTGCTCCTGGCCGGCTCCGCGGGCGCCGCGGCCGCTTCCTGGTCCGGCGACGAGGGCGACGCACCGGGCAGTACCGCCGCCGCCGTCGAGGCGACACCGCCGGCGAGCGAGCTCACCGAGGCGCAGAAGAAGTCCCGGCAGCACGAGGTCGACATCCTGCTCGCCCACCGCGCGACCGCTGTGCTGAAGGGCGACCTGAAGGGCTTCCTCGCCGTCGTGGATCCCAAGCAGCCCGCCCTGGTGGCCCGGCAACGGCTGCTCTTCACGAACCTGCGCAAGTTCGGCTTCAGCAGCCTGAAGTACTTCACCGCGGACAGCTGGGACGTGCCGCCGCTGGCCGAGAAGTACGGCCCGACCACGTACACGACCCGCGTGATGATGCGGTACCAGCTGGCCGGCCTCGACCCGAAGCCGGTGCAGACCGACCTCGGCTACACCTTCGTCCGCCGGGCCAACCTCTGGGTGCTGGTCGAGGACGGCGCCATCGACGAGACCCTGAGCAACGACGGCCACCGCCAGCCGTGGGACTTCGGCGAGGTCACGGTCGTCCGCCGGGGCAAGGTCGTCGTGGTCGTCGACAAAACCGAAGCGGCCCTCGGCCAGAAGATCGCGCGCGTCTCCGAAGGCGCGGTCGACGCCGTCCGCCGCCACTGGCCGCGCCCGTGGAACGGCGCCGTCCTGGTCGTCGCGATGTCGGAGCCGCGCGTGATGGCGACCCTGTGGACCGCCGGCAACGGCCAGGGCTGGACGATCGCGGCGAAGGCGGTGACGCTGCACGAAGGCGAGCAGGTCGGTCAGGAGTCCGGCCCGGTGATCGGCAGCCGGATCGTGGTGAACCCGTCGATGCGCAAGACGCTCGAGGAAGATCTGCTGGTTCACGAGATGACGCACGTGGCCACGGTGCCGATCGGAGCGAAGACGCCGATCTGGTTGGTCGAGGGCGTCGCGGAGTACGTCCGGGCCCACTCGATCGAGGACGACCCGGAGTGGACGGTCGACCCGTACCGCAAGACGGTCCGCACGAAGTACCTGCCGACGCTGCAGAAACTGCCAGGCCCGAACCAGTTCGACGACGACGCCGACCGGGCGTACGCGCTGAGCTGGTGGGTGGTGGAGTACCTCGTGGGCGCGTCGCCGTATCACTGTCGGCGCGAGTGGGTGGACGACGTCAGCCCGGCCGGGGTTCGGCGGGGTGCACGCGGCGGGTTCCGGTGTGGTCGACGTGGAAGACGAAGCCGTGGGGACTGGTCCATTCGAGGGCGCCGTTCGTCGTCCGGTGAACCTTCCAGCGGCCATGGGTCTTCACCCGGTGGCTGAAGCGCCGCAGCGGGATGAGGCTGGTGGTGCTGGTCTGACCCGGTGGACCGTTCGGGTCGTACGGCTGGATGTGGTCAAGGTCGGTGGCGAGCGTTGTTTCCGCGGTGCCGTAGGGGAACTGTTCGACAGGGTGGATCAGTTTGAGTTGCTCGCGGAGACGGCGGGGGATCTCGTAGGCGTCGACGCTGATCTTGTTGTTCAGGTCGATCACCGGGCGGATCGAGTACGGACGGTGGCCGATCAAGTCGGCGAGCTGGTCAGCGAGCAGCGGGCCCGCGCCTTCAAGGCGAGCGACGCCGTGGCCGGTGGTCAGCGCGTGGTCGGTGAGGTGGACGTAGACGATGGTGCGACTGGTGCGGGAGCCGGCGATGCCGTCGAGTTGAGCGAGGTTGGCGTTGAGGGCCCGGCGTGCGGCCGCGTCGTGCCCCGTAGTCGTCTCCTGGGCGTCGGGCGTTGCGTCCCAAGGCTCCGCCTGCACCACGGCTGCCGCAGAACCCACGACCGTCGGCTTCGCCGGGTTGGGCCGCGCGGAGTTGGGCTGACCGAGAGCCTGGTCCGCTCCATCCGGGAGTGCTGGGGTGGGCTGAACGCCTTTGCGGCTTGCGTTGAGGATTGCCAGGGCGTGGGCCGGGTCGGCGAGGATGCCTAGGGCGCGGGCTCTGCGGAGGCGGAGGGGGTCGGGGTCGCCGAGGGTCTTCAGTGCTTCGGCGAGGGCGTCGATGGTGGCGTCGAAGCGCATCACGTCACCGCTGGCGGCGAGGATCCAGATGGAGTTGGTGCCGTAAACGTCGGTGCGGCCGATGTAGACGCCTCGTTCACGGGCCTTCCGCTCTGCGGCAGCGCGGGCCGCCTCGTGGTCAGCCTCGTAGCGGGCGGCGGTGACGATCTTGTGCAGGCGGATCGGGGTCACGGTGTCGACCAGGCCGACGACACGCTCGTCGACGATCGCAGCGGCCTCCTGCGACAGGTCCAAGCAGGCGGTCGCGACCTTGCACGCCTTCCAGGGAGTCGCCTCACCGTTCAGGACGGTTGCCCAGATCCGTGGCAGGCGGTGGCGCAGGGCGAGGGCCTGGCCGATGTAGTTGCCTGCCGCACCGGCCGAGGTACCGAGCAGGGCTCCGAACTCGGCGGGGGCGAACTCGGCGATCGCGGGACAGCCCTCGCCGCCGTAGACGATGCCGCGTTCGCGCCCGCACCTGTCATACCCGCCGTCGTGGTTGTCGCTGTGATCGGACTGGAGGGCGTCGACCGTGTGGAGGTCGGCGAAGTACTGGGCGTGTTGGAGGAGGCGGGCTTCCAGCCGGTCTCTTTCGGCGCGGAGCTCGGCGGCCGAGGTCAGGACCCCGGTCGCGTCGAGCTCGGTCACGTCGCCTTCGAACATGCGTGCGATTCTATGTCAACGGATCGAGCGAAGCGCAAATCAAGTATCCACAGAACGCTCTGCGAACAAGGCGAAACTCGAGAGCTCGCTATCCATGCTGGGGGCCGGAGCGGGCTTCCGGCTCCGCACCGACCCCCAGCGGTCTTCGGGTCAGCTCACGCCGGCGACGCCACGCGGGAGGAAGCGCTCGCCGTTGACCTTCTCGGCGATGCCCGTGCGGTCCAGGTACGGCGTGATGCCGCCCAGGTGGAACGGCCAGCCCGCGCCGAGGAGCAGGCAGAGGTCGATGTCCTGAGCCTCCGCGACAACGCCCTCGTCGAGCATGATCTTGACCTCTTCGGCCAGCGCCGTGAGGACCCGCTCGCGCAGTTCGTCGGCGGTGGAGGGCTTGTCGCCGACCGTCACGATCGCCTCGACCTCGGGGTCGACCGAGGGCTTGCCGTCGGCGCTCCACGCGTAGAAGGAGCTCTTGCCGGCGGCAACCACCTTGACGAGGTTCTCCGACACCGTGAACCGCTCCGGGTACGCCCCGTGCATCGTCTCCGCCACGTGCAACGCGACCGGCAGACCGACCAGCTGGAGCAGGACGAACGGCGGCATCGGCAACCCAAGGGCGGACAGGGCGCGGTCCGCCTCGGGGATCGGCGTCCCCTCGTCGACCGCCGCGCTGACCTCGCCCAGGAAGCGGGTGAGCAGCCGGTTGACCACGAAGGCGGGCGCGTCCTTCACCAGCACGCAGGACTTCTTCAGGGTCTTGCCGACCGCGAACGCCGTCGCCAGGGAGGCGTCGTCGGTCTGGTCGGCGCGGACGATCTCCAGCAGCGGCAGCACCGCGACCGGGTTGAAGAAGTGGAACCCGACCACGCGTTCCGGGTGCTCCAGGTCCGCGGCCATCGCGGTCACCGACAACGAGGACGTGTTGGTCGCCAGGATCGCGTCCGGGCGGACGATCTTCTCCAGGTCGGCGAAGATCGTCTTCTTCAGCTGCAGTTCCTCGAACACGGCCTCGATGACGAAGTCCGCGTCGGCGAACACCGCGCGATCGACCGACCCGGTGACGAGCGCCTTCAGCTGGTTCGCCTTATCCGGGCGGATCCGGCCCTTGCCGAGCAGCTTGTCGATCTCGCCGTGGACGTACCCGACGCCACGGTCGACCCGCTCCTGGTCCAGGTCGGTGAGGACCACCGGGACCTCCAGCCGGCGGACGAACAGCAGCGCGAGCTGACCGGCCATCAGGCCGGCGCCGACGACACCGACCTTGCCGACCGGCCGCGCCAGCGACTTGTCCGGCGCCCCGGCCGGCCGCTTGGCGCGCTTGTTGACCAGGTCGAACGCGTAGAGACCGCTGCGCAGTTCCTCGCTCATGATCAGGTCCGCGAGCGCCTCGTCCTCGGCCGCGAACCCACGATCGCGGTCGTTGTCCTTGGCCGCCGCGATCAGGTCCAGGGCCCGGTACGGCGCGGGCGCCGCGCCGCTCACCTTGAGGTCCGCGAATCCCTTGCCTCGGGCAACAGCAGCGTCCCAGGCGTCGCCCCGGTCGATCTCCGGCCGGGTCACCTCGACAGCGCCGGTGAGGACCCGGCTCGCCCACAGCAGCGACTGCTCCAGGAAGTCGGCCGACTCC encodes the following:
- a CDS encoding APC family permease: MSLLRTKTIEQSIADTDEPEYQLKKRLTALDLTVFGIGVIIGAGIFTLTGRAAQAYAGPGIALSFVLAAICCGLAALCYAEFSSTVPVSGSAYTFSYFSLGEIFAWIIGWDLLLELMLGASVVAQGWSTYAALFLEQIGLGWPESIGPDSSVNVLAMLLVIVLTVLATIGIKESLRVNLALVAVKLFVVLFVIVAGLFYVNGDNLTPFIPPSVPAENGDVTITTPLFQALFGFTPSTFGIMGLVSGASLVFFAFIGFDVVATTAEEAENPQRDLPRGILGSLAICTVLYVLVCIVITGMIKYTDINSEAALAEAFRSVGKPGFATLISAGAVAGLTTVVLTLMIGAARVVFAMSRDHLVPRQLGKTHPKFGTPYRLTVGIGVLVAIVAGLTPIGKLEEMVNIGTLAAFTLVSIAVPLLRKRRPDIERAFRVPWNPVIPILSAAICIYLMLNLSLETWLRFAIWMVLGFLVYAVYGYRKSRVGVEERTGESTKA
- a CDS encoding aminoglycoside adenylyltransferase domain-containing protein: MTPYSELNELLADLTSSARDILGDHFVGAYLQGSFALGDADLQSDCDFLIPVSAPITADQEKELRVLHDEIPTRPGFWTKHLEGSYPLLDELRTLDGLGSDWLYIDHGWRDMQWSTHCNTEVVRWTFREYGVTLAGPDPQSLVDVVPADALRERMRSDIPRLLDDLATWVSIEMAWGQRYAVTTLCRMLYTLDTGRVASKRASLLWAIDALDPRWSELCRRTLDGRALGFDPEDAAAPADVAATVALAAEATAIARRTA
- a CDS encoding 3-hydroxyacyl-CoA dehydrogenase NAD-binding domain-containing protein produces the protein MSLQELIDEAVAIETDEVVTYAHSRDVVLPNKAGTMALITLDNGHDHTKPNTFGPKGLASLNTAIDTALARDEVVAIGVTGKPFILAAGADLTGVPKLAGREQALNLGRIGHGVLRKLVDGGKPSFAFVNGVALGGGLEVALHAQYRTISVAAGMLATPEVFLGLIPGWGGNFLLPNLIGADKAVKVVVENALNQNKMLSGPEAVKFGLGDVLLESADFLEQSLLWASRVLTGAVEVTRPEIDRGDAWDAAVARGKGFADLKVSGAAPAPYRALDLIAAAKDNDRDRGFAAEDEALADLIMSEELRSGLYAFDLVNKRAKRPAGAPDKSLARPVGKVGVVGAGLMAGQLALLFVRRLEVPVVLTDLDQERVDRGVGYVHGEIDKLLGKGRIRPDKANQLKALVTGSVDRAVFADADFVIEAVFEELQLKKTIFADLEKIVRPDAILATNTSSLSVTAMAADLEHPERVVGFHFFNPVAVLPLLEIVRADQTDDASLATAFAVGKTLKKSCVLVKDAPAFVVNRLLTRFLGEVSAAVDEGTPIPEADRALSALGLPMPPFVLLQLVGLPVALHVAETMHGAYPERFTVSENLVKVVAAGKSSFYAWSADGKPSVDPEVEAIVTVGDKPSTADELRERVLTALAEEVKIMLDEGVVAEAQDIDLCLLLGAGWPFHLGGITPYLDRTGIAEKVNGERFLPRGVAGVS